The Medicago truncatula cultivar Jemalong A17 chromosome 4, MtrunA17r5.0-ANR, whole genome shotgun sequence genome includes a region encoding these proteins:
- the LOC25492954 gene encoding G-type lectin S-receptor-like serine/threonine-protein kinase At4g27290 isoform X1 — protein MSFITYILFVLSLIASYSIASNDTSSITQSQSISDGETIVSPKGLFELGFFSITNPNKRYLGIRFKNISTQNVVWVANGGKPINDSSAILKLNSSGSLVLTHNNNIVWFTNSSTKAQKPVAQLLDTGNLVIKEDSVSETYLWQSFDYPSNTLLSGMKLGWDHKRNLNRRLIAWKSDDDPTPGDFSWGVVLNPYPDIYMMKGEKKYYRLGPWNGLRFSGRPDLKPNDIFSYNFVWNKEEVYYTWNIKDSSQVSKMVLNQTSKDRPRYVWSKDVESWRVYSRIPGDICDHYGQCGVNGYCSSTNSPICGCLQGFKPKFPEKWNSIDWSQGCLRNHTLNCTNDGFVSVANLKVPDTTYTLVDESIGLEQCRGKCLNNCSCMAYTNTNISGAGSGCVMWFGDLIDIKLIPGGGQFLYIRMPASELDKGNNSIEDEHRRNTRKIAVITVSAALGMLLLAIYFFYRLRRSIVGKSKTEGNYERHIDDLDLPLLDLSTIITATDNFSEKNKIGEGGFGPVYLGKFESGLEIAVKRLSQSSAQGMREFINEVKLIANVQHRNLVTLIGCCIQREEKMLVYEYMANGSLDYFIFDRTKSKLLDWPKRFHIICGIARGLMYLHQDSRLRIVHRDLKSSNVLLDDTLNPKISDFGLARTFGGNQIEGNTNRIVGTYGYMAPEYAIDGQFSVKSDVFSFGILLLEIICGKKNRVCHRTKQTLNLVAYAWTFWKHGRPLQIIDSNIVDSCIVSEVSRCIHVGLLCVQQYPEDRPTMADVILMLGSEMMTLDEPKEPGFTTRKESAEANSSSSGKDTSSNYEMTMSSFSAR, from the exons ATGAGTTTCATTACTTATATTCTATTTGTTCTTTCTCTTATAGCCTCCTATTCCATAGCAAGTAATGACACATCATCCATTACTCAATCTCAATCCATCAGTGATGGAGAGACCATTGTTTCACCAAAAGGACTCTTTGAGCTTGGTTTCTTCAGTATTACAAATCCAAACAAGCGCTACCTCGGAATCCGATTCAAGAATATTTCGACTCAAAATGTTGTTTGGGTTGCAAATGGTGGCAAGCCAATTAATGACTCTTCTGCCATTTTGAAACTAAATAGCTCTGGCAGTTTGGTCCTTACTCATAACAACAACATTGTTTGGTTCACAAATTCTTCCACAAAAGCACAGAAACCAGTGGCACAACTCCTGGATACTGGCAATCTTGTCATAAAAGAAGATAGTGTCAGTGAAACCTATCTGTGGCAAAGCTTTGACTATCCATCTAATACATTGTTGTCAG GTATGAAGTTGGGATGGGACcataaaagaaatttgaatagGCGTCTCATAGCATGGAAGAGCGATGATGATCCAACCCCCGGAGACTTTTCTTGGGGTGTTGTATTGAATCCGTATCCTGATATCTATATGATGAAGGGAGAAAAAAAGTACTACAGACTTGGACCATGGAATGGCTTGCGTTTTAGCGGTAGGCCAGACTTGAAGCCTAATGATATTTTCAGTTACAATTTTGTCTGGAATAAAGAAGAGGTTTATTACACATGGAACATCAAAGATAGTTCTCAAGTATCAAAAATGGTACTTAACCAAACCAGTAAAGATCGTCCACGCTACGTATGGTCAAAAGACGTCGAATCATGGAGGGTTTATTCAAGAATACCTGGAGACATTTGTGACCATTATGGTCAATGTGGAGTCAATGGATATTGTAGCAGTACTAATTCACCAATATGTGGATGTTTACAAGGGTTCAAGCCTAAGTTTCCTGAAAAATGGAACTCAATAGATTGGTCCCAAGGATGTCTCAGGAATCATACTTTGAACTGCACCAATGATGGGTTTGTCTCAGTGGCAAACTTGAAAGTTCCAGATACTACATATACTTTGGTGGATGAGAGTATTGGTCTAGAACAATGTAGAGGCAAATGCTTGAATAATTGTTCATGCATGGcatatacaaatacaaatataagTGGCGCAGGAAGTGGTTGTGTTATGTGGTTTGGTGATTTAATCGATATCAAACTTATTCCAGGTGGTGGGCAATTTCTATATATCAGGATGCCTGCTTCAGAATTAG ATAAAGGCAACAATAGTATTGAGGATGAGCACAGGAGGAACACAAGAAAAATAGCTGTAATTACAGTTTCTGCAGCTTTGGGAATGCTTTTACTtgctatttattttttctacagACTCAGGAGGAGCATTGTTG GGAAGTCAAAGACAGAAGGCAACTATGAGAGACACATCGACGATCTGGATCTCCCATTGCTTGATTTGTCAACAATTATTACTGCTACTGACAATTTCTCAGAGAAGAACAAAATTGGAGAAGGTGGTTTTGGACCTGTATATTTG GGAAAGTTTGAGAGTGGGTTGGAAATTGCTGTAAAAAGACTTTCACAGAGCTCAGCACAAGGGATGAGAGAGTTCATAAATGAAGTAAAACTTATAGCAAATGTTCAGCACCGAAATCTTGTAACGCTTATTGGTTGCTGCATtcagagagaagaaaaaatgttaGTTTATGAATACATGGCTAATGGTAGCCTAGACTACTTCATTTTTG ATCGTACCAAAAGTAAATTGCTAGATTGGCCAAAACGTTTCCACATAATCTGTGGAATTGCTAGAGGGCTTATGTATCTTCATCAAGATTCTCGATTGAGGATTGTCCATAGAGATCTCAAAAGCAGCAATGTTTTACTAGATGATACTTTGAATCCAAAAATATCAGATTTTGGATTGGCTAGAACTTTTGGAGGAAACCAAATTGAAGGAAACACAAATAGAATTGTTGGGACTTA TGGGTACATGGCACCAGAGTATGCTATTGATGGACAATTTTCCGTGAAATCCGACGTTTTCAGCTTTGGTATTTTACTGTTAGAGATTATATGTGGCAAGAAAAATCGAGTGTGTCATCGTACAAAGCAAACTCTTAACCTTGTTGCTTAC GCATGGACATTCTGGAAGCATGGAAGACCTTTACAGATAATTGACTCAAACATAGTGGATTCATGCATTGTATCTGAAGTATCGCGTTGCATCCACGTTGGACTCTTATGTGTGCAACAATATCCAGAGGATAGGCCTACCATGGCTGATGTGATTCTAATGTTAGGGAGTGAGATGATGACATTAGATGAGCCTAAGGAGCCAGGTTTTACTACGAGGAAAGAATCTGCTGAAGCAAATTCAAGCTCAAGTGGGAAGGATACAAGTTCAAACTATGAAATGACAATGAGCTCTTTTAGTGCTCGGTGA
- the LOC25492954 gene encoding receptor-like serine/threonine-protein kinase SD1-8 isoform X4 has product MKLGWDHKRNLNRRLIAWKSDDDPTPGDFSWGVVLNPYPDIYMMKGEKKYYRLGPWNGLRFSGRPDLKPNDIFSYNFVWNKEEVYYTWNIKDSSQVSKMVLNQTSKDRPRYVWSKDVESWRVYSRIPGDICDHYGQCGVNGYCSSTNSPICGCLQGFKPKFPEKWNSIDWSQGCLRNHTLNCTNDGFVSVANLKVPDTTYTLVDESIGLEQCRGKCLNNCSCMAYTNTNISGAGSGCVMWFGDLIDIKLIPGGGQFLYIRMPASELDKGNNSIEDEHRRNTRKIAVITVSAALGMLLLAIYFFYRLRRSIVGKSKTEGNYERHIDDLDLPLLDLSTIITATDNFSEKNKIGEGGFGPVYLGKFESGLEIAVKRLSQSSAQGMREFINEVKLIANVQHRNLVTLIGCCIQREEKMLVYEYMANGSLDYFIFDRTKSKLLDWPKRFHIICGIARGLMYLHQDSRLRIVHRDLKSSNVLLDDTLNPKISDFGLARTFGGNQIEGNTNRIVGTYGYMAPEYAIDGQFSVKSDVFSFGILLLEIICGKKNRVCHRTKQTLNLVAYAWTFWKHGRPLQIIDSNIVDSCIVSEVSRCIHVGLLCVQQYPEDRPTMADVILMLGSEMMTLDEPKEPGFTTRKESAEANSSSSGKDTSSNYEMTMSSFSAR; this is encoded by the exons ATGAAGTTGGGATGGGACcataaaagaaatttgaatagGCGTCTCATAGCATGGAAGAGCGATGATGATCCAACCCCCGGAGACTTTTCTTGGGGTGTTGTATTGAATCCGTATCCTGATATCTATATGATGAAGGGAGAAAAAAAGTACTACAGACTTGGACCATGGAATGGCTTGCGTTTTAGCGGTAGGCCAGACTTGAAGCCTAATGATATTTTCAGTTACAATTTTGTCTGGAATAAAGAAGAGGTTTATTACACATGGAACATCAAAGATAGTTCTCAAGTATCAAAAATGGTACTTAACCAAACCAGTAAAGATCGTCCACGCTACGTATGGTCAAAAGACGTCGAATCATGGAGGGTTTATTCAAGAATACCTGGAGACATTTGTGACCATTATGGTCAATGTGGAGTCAATGGATATTGTAGCAGTACTAATTCACCAATATGTGGATGTTTACAAGGGTTCAAGCCTAAGTTTCCTGAAAAATGGAACTCAATAGATTGGTCCCAAGGATGTCTCAGGAATCATACTTTGAACTGCACCAATGATGGGTTTGTCTCAGTGGCAAACTTGAAAGTTCCAGATACTACATATACTTTGGTGGATGAGAGTATTGGTCTAGAACAATGTAGAGGCAAATGCTTGAATAATTGTTCATGCATGGcatatacaaatacaaatataagTGGCGCAGGAAGTGGTTGTGTTATGTGGTTTGGTGATTTAATCGATATCAAACTTATTCCAGGTGGTGGGCAATTTCTATATATCAGGATGCCTGCTTCAGAATTAG ATAAAGGCAACAATAGTATTGAGGATGAGCACAGGAGGAACACAAGAAAAATAGCTGTAATTACAGTTTCTGCAGCTTTGGGAATGCTTTTACTtgctatttattttttctacagACTCAGGAGGAGCATTGTTG GGAAGTCAAAGACAGAAGGCAACTATGAGAGACACATCGACGATCTGGATCTCCCATTGCTTGATTTGTCAACAATTATTACTGCTACTGACAATTTCTCAGAGAAGAACAAAATTGGAGAAGGTGGTTTTGGACCTGTATATTTG GGAAAGTTTGAGAGTGGGTTGGAAATTGCTGTAAAAAGACTTTCACAGAGCTCAGCACAAGGGATGAGAGAGTTCATAAATGAAGTAAAACTTATAGCAAATGTTCAGCACCGAAATCTTGTAACGCTTATTGGTTGCTGCATtcagagagaagaaaaaatgttaGTTTATGAATACATGGCTAATGGTAGCCTAGACTACTTCATTTTTG ATCGTACCAAAAGTAAATTGCTAGATTGGCCAAAACGTTTCCACATAATCTGTGGAATTGCTAGAGGGCTTATGTATCTTCATCAAGATTCTCGATTGAGGATTGTCCATAGAGATCTCAAAAGCAGCAATGTTTTACTAGATGATACTTTGAATCCAAAAATATCAGATTTTGGATTGGCTAGAACTTTTGGAGGAAACCAAATTGAAGGAAACACAAATAGAATTGTTGGGACTTA TGGGTACATGGCACCAGAGTATGCTATTGATGGACAATTTTCCGTGAAATCCGACGTTTTCAGCTTTGGTATTTTACTGTTAGAGATTATATGTGGCAAGAAAAATCGAGTGTGTCATCGTACAAAGCAAACTCTTAACCTTGTTGCTTAC GCATGGACATTCTGGAAGCATGGAAGACCTTTACAGATAATTGACTCAAACATAGTGGATTCATGCATTGTATCTGAAGTATCGCGTTGCATCCACGTTGGACTCTTATGTGTGCAACAATATCCAGAGGATAGGCCTACCATGGCTGATGTGATTCTAATGTTAGGGAGTGAGATGATGACATTAGATGAGCCTAAGGAGCCAGGTTTTACTACGAGGAAAGAATCTGCTGAAGCAAATTCAAGCTCAAGTGGGAAGGATACAAGTTCAAACTATGAAATGACAATGAGCTCTTTTAGTGCTCGGTGA